The Agelaius phoeniceus isolate bAgePho1 chromosome 4, bAgePho1.hap1, whole genome shotgun sequence genome includes a region encoding these proteins:
- the METTL14 gene encoding N(6)-adenosine-methyltransferase non-catalytic subunit METTL14, with protein MNSRLQEIRERQKLRRQLLAQQLGAENADSIGAVLNSKDEQREIAETRETCRAAYDTSAPNAKRKYPDEGEADEEEIEEYKDEVELQQDEENLPYEEEIYKDSSTFLKGTQSLNPHNDYCQHFVDTGHRPQNFIRDVGLADRFEEYPKLRELIRLKDELISKSNTPPMYLQADLEAFDIRELKSKFDVILLEPPLEEYYRETGITANEKCWTWDDIMKLEIEEIAAPRSFVFLWCGSGEGLDLGRVCLRKWGYRRCEDICWIKTNKNNPGKTKTLDPKAVFQRTKEHCLMGIKGTVRRSTDGDFIHANVDIDLIITEEPEIGNIEKPVEIFHIIEHFCLGRRRLHLFGRDSTIRPGWLTVGPTLTNSNFNAETYSSYFTAPNSHLTGCTEEIERLRPKSPPPKSKSDRGGGAPRGGGRGGTSAGRGERGRERNRTNFRGERGGFRGGRGGTHRGGFPTR; from the exons ATGAACAGCCGCCTGCAGGAGATCCGCGAGCGGCAGAAGCTCCGCCGCCAGCTCCTGGCGCAGCAG CTGGGGGCCGAGAACGCGGACAGCATCGGCGCCGTGCTCAACAGCAAGGATGAGCAGCGGGAGATCGCGGAAACCAGAGAGACCTGCAG GGCTGCTTATGATACGTCTGCACCAAATGCAAAACGTAAATATCCAGATGAGGGAGAAGCTGATGAGGAAGAGATTGAAGAATATAAG GATGAAGTAGAGCTGCAGCAAGATGAAGAAAACCTGCCCTATGAAGAAGAGATTTACAAAGATTCCAGTACCTTTCTTAAG GGCACTCAGAGCTTGAATCCACACAACGATTACTGCCAGCACTTTGTGGATACAGGACACAGACCCCAGAACTTCATCAGAGACGTTG gCTTAGCAGATAGGTTTGAAGAATATCCAAAACTTAGAGAGCTCATCAGATTGAAGGATGAGCTGATATCTAAATCTAACACTCCTCCCAT GTATTTGCAAGCAGACTTGGAAGCCTTTGATATTAGAGAACTGAAGTCCAAATTTGATGTGATTCTCCTGGAGCCACCGTTGGAAGAATATTACCGAGAGACTGGCATTACTGCCAATGAAAAATGCTGGACCTGGGATGAC ATCATGAAATTGGAAATTGAAGAAATTGCAGCCCCAAGGTCATTTGTGTTTCTGTGGTGCGGCTCGGGCGAGGGTCTGGATCTCGGCCGAGTG TGTCTGCGTAAATGGGGTTACAGAAGATGTGAGGACATTTGCTGGATTAAAACAAATAAGAACAACCCTGGCAAGACCAAGACTCTAGACCCCAAGGCTGTCTTCCAAAGAACCAAG GAGCACTGCCTCATGGGCATCAAGGGCACCGTGCGCCGCAGCACCGACGGAGACTTCATCCACGCCAACGTTGACATCGACCTCATCATCACTGAGGAGCCTGAAATCGGCAACATAGAGAAACCTGTGGAGATTTTTCACATCATTGAGCACTTCTGCCTCGGGCGACGGCGGCTTCACCTCTTCGGGAGAGACAGCACTATTCGACCAG GTTGGCTGACCGTGGGACCCACCCTCACAAACAGCAACTTCAACGCAGAAACGTATTCTTCGTATTTCACGGCTCCCAATTCCCACCTGACCGGCTGCACCGAGGAGATCGAGAGGCTGCGGCCCAAGTCCCCGCCGCCCAAATCCAAGTCCGACCGGGGTGGGGGTGCTcccaggggaggaggaagaggagggacttCGGCAGGACGGGGAGaaaggggcagggagaggaacaGAACCAACTTCCGTGGTGAGCGGGGAGGCTTCAGAGGGGGCCGTGGAGGGACCCATCGAGGGGGCTTCCCCACCCGCTGA